From a single Paraburkholderia sp. D15 genomic region:
- a CDS encoding 5'-methylthioadenosine/adenosylhomocysteine nucleosidase has translation MSVDRQGTAGGSAADNDSRGHVPASHRPLGILAALPQELGDLLDAMRAESGVRTVTHGKRDYHLGTVHGAPCVVTLARVGKVAASATVSALIHAFDVEAIVFTGVAGGVGTEVKVGDIVVADTLLQHDLDASPLFPRFEVPLLGVSRFAADESLAEQLAAACERFVAEEGAAASARFGTREPRVHRGLIISGDQFVASAAAVQALRDALPDALAVEMEGAAIAQVCHEYGVPCAVVRTISDTADDHAPTSFVSFLTEIAGTYSNAILTRFLKARGGAR, from the coding sequence ATGAGCGTCGACAGGCAAGGCACGGCGGGCGGAAGCGCCGCGGATAACGATTCACGCGGCCACGTGCCGGCTTCGCATCGGCCGCTGGGCATTCTGGCGGCGTTGCCGCAGGAACTCGGCGATCTGCTCGACGCGATGCGCGCCGAGTCCGGTGTGCGCACCGTCACGCACGGCAAGCGCGACTATCACCTCGGCACCGTGCACGGCGCGCCATGCGTCGTGACGCTGGCGCGGGTCGGCAAGGTCGCGGCGTCGGCCACCGTCAGCGCGCTGATCCATGCATTCGATGTCGAAGCGATCGTCTTTACCGGCGTGGCCGGCGGCGTCGGTACGGAGGTGAAGGTCGGCGATATCGTGGTAGCCGATACGCTGTTGCAGCACGATCTCGACGCGTCGCCGCTGTTTCCGCGCTTCGAAGTGCCCTTGCTCGGCGTATCGCGTTTCGCGGCGGATGAATCGCTGGCCGAGCAACTCGCCGCGGCGTGCGAACGTTTCGTGGCCGAGGAGGGCGCGGCGGCGTCGGCGCGTTTCGGCACGCGCGAGCCGCGCGTGCATCGCGGCCTGATCATCAGCGGCGATCAGTTCGTGGCGAGCGCGGCGGCCGTGCAGGCATTGCGCGACGCGCTGCCGGACGCGCTCGCGGTCGAGATGGAAGGCGCGGCGATCGCGCAGGTGTGCCACGAATACGGGGTGCCGTGCGCGGTCGTGCGCACGATCTCCGATACCGCCGACGATCACGCGCCCACATCGTTCGTATCGTTTCTGACCGAGATCGCAGGTACGTATTCGAACGCGATTCTCACGCGGTTTCTGAAGGCGCGCGGCGGCGCGAGGTAA
- a CDS encoding UvrD-helicase domain-containing protein — protein MPDLLANLNPEQHAAVTLPNEPALILAGAGSGKTRVLITRIAWLIQHGLASPATVLAVTFTNKAAREMMSRLSALLPIDTRGMWIGTFHGLCNRMLRAHHRDAGLPATFQILDTADQLSALKRLMKGLNVDDEKYPAKNLQYFINNAKEQGLRPKDVDATDNFNRKFVELYEAYDQQCQREGVVDFPELLLRCFELLAHNPPLRAHYQARFRHILVDEFQDTNKLQYAWLKMLAGQTNAIFAVGDDDQSIYAFRGANVGNMRDFEHEFNVRHLIKLEQNYRSHGHILDAANQLIANNSRRLGKNLRTDAGHGEPVRVYESATDSQEAGWIVEEIKALISTGTSRSEIAILYRSNAQSRTIEHTLVNAGIAYRVYGGLRFFERQEVKHALAYLRLIDNPNDDTAFARVVNFPTRGIGARSIEQLADAARLYNCSMAAAIPYVAGKAGSSLAGFANLIGKMRAETQQMSLPETVEYVVRASGLAEFYQNEREGQDRLENLQELVNAAAAFVSEEGYGMDTPARSIPLRPGASAAPELPVATDDPNTVVLDAPGIADPAQNPDTMTPLAGFLSHASLEAGDNQAQAGQEAVQLMTVHAAKGLEFTAVFITGLEEGLFPHENSAMESDGLEEERRLMYVAITRAKERLYLSFAQSRMLHGQTRYNIRSRFFDELPQETLKWLTPKVEAGARWGGRSDNAGYGRDWFARPGYTGPASSTPAPLPAFANEQRAAETGFRIGQQVFHTKFGEGTITALEGGGTDAKAQVKFKRHGEKWLALAVAKLQAVE, from the coding sequence ATGCCCGACCTGCTCGCCAACCTCAACCCCGAACAACACGCCGCCGTCACGCTCCCCAATGAGCCCGCTCTCATCCTCGCCGGCGCGGGCAGCGGCAAAACCCGCGTGCTCATCACCCGCATCGCGTGGCTCATCCAGCACGGCCTCGCGTCGCCGGCCACCGTCCTCGCCGTCACCTTTACCAATAAAGCCGCCCGCGAAATGATGTCGCGCCTCTCGGCGCTCCTCCCCATCGACACGCGCGGCATGTGGATCGGCACCTTCCACGGCCTCTGCAACCGCATGCTTCGCGCGCATCACCGCGACGCCGGCCTGCCCGCTACCTTCCAGATCCTTGATACCGCGGACCAGCTCTCCGCGCTCAAGCGTCTGATGAAAGGCCTGAACGTCGATGATGAAAAGTACCCGGCCAAAAACCTCCAGTACTTCATCAACAACGCGAAAGAACAAGGCCTGCGCCCGAAAGACGTCGACGCGACCGACAACTTCAACCGCAAATTCGTCGAACTCTACGAAGCCTACGACCAGCAGTGCCAGCGCGAAGGCGTCGTCGATTTCCCCGAACTGCTGCTGCGCTGCTTCGAACTGCTCGCGCACAATCCGCCGCTGCGCGCCCATTACCAGGCGCGTTTCCGCCACATTCTCGTCGACGAGTTCCAGGACACCAACAAGCTCCAGTACGCGTGGCTCAAGATGCTGGCCGGCCAGACCAACGCGATCTTCGCGGTCGGCGACGACGACCAGTCCATCTACGCGTTCCGCGGCGCGAACGTCGGCAACATGCGTGACTTCGAACACGAGTTCAACGTCCGCCATCTGATCAAGCTGGAACAGAACTACCGCTCGCACGGCCATATTCTCGATGCCGCCAACCAGCTGATCGCCAACAACTCGCGGCGCCTGGGCAAGAATCTGCGTACGGACGCGGGCCACGGCGAACCGGTGCGCGTGTACGAATCCGCCACCGATTCGCAGGAAGCCGGCTGGATCGTCGAGGAAATCAAGGCGCTCATCAGCACCGGCACGTCGCGCAGCGAAATCGCGATTCTCTACCGCAGCAACGCGCAGTCGCGCACGATCGAACACACGCTGGTCAACGCGGGCATCGCGTATCGCGTGTATGGCGGGTTGCGCTTTTTCGAGCGCCAGGAAGTCAAGCACGCGCTCGCCTATCTGCGGCTGATCGACAACCCGAACGACGACACCGCGTTCGCGCGCGTCGTCAATTTCCCCACGCGCGGCATCGGCGCGCGCTCGATCGAACAACTCGCGGACGCCGCGCGTCTGTACAACTGCTCGATGGCGGCGGCGATTCCGTACGTCGCGGGCAAGGCGGGATCGAGTCTCGCCGGGTTCGCGAACCTGATCGGCAAAATGCGCGCGGAAACCCAGCAGATGAGCCTGCCGGAAACCGTCGAATACGTGGTCCGCGCGAGCGGACTCGCCGAGTTCTACCAGAACGAGCGCGAAGGCCAGGACCGGCTGGAAAACTTGCAGGAACTGGTCAACGCGGCCGCGGCCTTCGTGAGCGAAGAGGGCTACGGCATGGACACGCCGGCGCGCTCGATTCCGCTTCGCCCCGGCGCGAGCGCCGCGCCCGAACTGCCGGTCGCCACCGACGACCCGAACACCGTCGTGCTGGACGCGCCCGGCATTGCCGATCCCGCGCAAAACCCGGACACGATGACGCCGCTCGCGGGCTTCCTGTCGCATGCCTCGCTCGAAGCGGGCGACAACCAGGCGCAGGCCGGCCAGGAAGCCGTGCAACTGATGACGGTGCACGCGGCCAAGGGCCTCGAATTCACGGCGGTGTTCATCACCGGCCTCGAAGAGGGGCTCTTTCCGCACGAGAACAGCGCGATGGAGTCGGACGGCCTGGAGGAAGAGCGCCGGCTGATGTACGTGGCGATCACGCGCGCGAAGGAGCGGCTGTATCTGTCGTTCGCGCAAAGCCGCATGCTGCACGGTCAGACGCGCTACAACATCCGCTCGCGCTTCTTCGACGAATTGCCGCAGGAAACCCTCAAGTGGCTCACGCCGAAGGTCGAGGCGGGCGCGCGCTGGGGTGGCCGTTCGGATAACGCCGGTTACGGCCGCGACTGGTTCGCGCGGCCGGGCTACACCGGACCGGCGTCGTCGACGCCCGCGCCGCTGCCCGCGTTCGCGAACGAACAGCGCGCGGCGGAGACGGGCTTTCGGATCGGCCAGCAGGTGTTCCACACCAAGTTCGGCGAAGGCACGATCACCGCGCTCGAAGGCGGCGGCACCGACGCGAAGGCCCAGGTCAAATTCAAGCGGCACGGCGAGAAGTGGCTGGCGCTCGCGGTCGCGAAACTCCAGGCGGTCGAATGA